The Streptomyces sp. DG1A-41 genomic sequence TGGAGGCGATCTGCTCCTTGGTCTCGACGTCCTTCGCCTGCTCCAGCAGGGCGGCGGAGACGGCCTCGACGGCCTTCTCGATACCGCGCTTGAGAGCCATCGGGTTGGCGCCGGCGGCTACGTTGCGCAGGCCTTCCTTGACCAGGGCCTGGGCGAGAACGGTCGCGGTGGTCGTGCCGTCACCGGCGACGTCGTCCGTCTTCTTGGCGACTTCCTTGACCAGCTCGGCGCCGATCTTCTCGTACGGGTCCTCGAGCTCGATCTCCTTGGCGATGGAGACACCGTCGTTGGTGATCGTGGGGGCGCCCCACTTCTTCTCGAGGACGACGTTGCGGCCCTTGGGGCCGAGGGTCACCTTGACGGCGTCCGCGAGCTGGTTCATGCCGCGCTCGAGGCCGCGCCGCGCCTCCTCGTCGAACGCGATGATCTTGGCCATGTGAAGTGGTCCCTCCAGGACTGGGGGTGAATACTTCGGACCGCGCCCGCGCCCGCGACGGACGGCTCGCCTGCCTCGTGGTTCCTTCCCACCCGGCCTGCGGGCCTCACCGACCCGGTCCTTACGTTGTCACTCTCACCTTCAGAGTGCTAACGCAATGATTAGCACTCGGGCATGGCGAGTGCAAGCGGCTCCCGAGGTTCGGGCGGGGCGCTCAGCCCCCGGCGAACAGGGCTCACCCGGCTTGGCCCACAGGCCGCGAGCGGGTCCGGGGCGTGAACCCACACCCCGGGCGCCGGTCCCCGAACAGGCCGAAGGGCCCGCACCCCGGGGGTGCGGGCCCTTCAGAGAAGACCGGTCGCTTGCGCTTGGTCGTGGTGCGCGTTCAGGCAGAGACGCGAACCATGTCGGCCTGCGGCCCCTTCTGACCCTGCGAGATCTCGAACTCGACCCGCTGGCCCTCTTCCAGGGTGCGGTAGCCGTCCATCTGGATCGCACTGTAGTGGACGAAAACATCCGCACCACCGTCGACCGCGATGAAGCCGTACCCCTTCTCCGCGTTGAACCACTTGACGGTGCCCTGAGCCATGCCTAACTCCCCTATTACTGGCCCTTGCACAGATCCACACTTCGCGGACCCGGGTCAGACCTCACCCCCCACGGTTGGGGGCGTGCGCCGGAACGCGTCGACCGCGGCTGAATGTATCTGCCCAACTGCCGTCTGCAACAGGTCAATCGGACGAGAAATCTGGACGCGCAGGGTCCGGAATGTAGGGAGAATTCGCCTGACTTCAGGGCAAGTCGGGCCACACAAAAAGAACATAAGCCGCGAAAGATACACACACTTTGGCTGCATCTTGTCGGGCGCGCGGCAGGAATTCAGGGCTTCCGATCAGGAGATCGGCGCCGTGTTCCCCAACTGTACCGCGCTCAATCACACAGAATTGCCCCCTCCGCTTCTCTCACGGAGGGGGCAATTCGATGAACTCTCGGTGACCGCCGTTACCGAAGGTAATAATCAAGCCGGTCGACCGGTTCAGCCGCCCGCGACGGCCGGGATGATCGACACCCCGGCACCGTCCGGCGTCGCCGTCTCCAGCCCCTGCTCGAACCGCACGTCGTCGTCGTTGACGTACACGTTGACGAACCGGCGCAGCTTGCCCTGGTCGTCCAGCACCCGGGCGGCGATCCCGGTGTGGTTCTTCTCCAGATCGGCGATGACCTCGCCGAGGGTCGCCCCCTCGGCGGCGACCTCGGCCTGGCCGCCGGTGTAGGTGCGCAGGATGGTGGGGATGCGAACGGTGACGCTCATCGGGTAGGACCTCCGGTTTCGACTGCAGCTACGGCTGGTTGGCGCACCTTGGGGCGCGGGGGACTGCGCGACCAGCCCCCACCGGCCCGCAGCAAGAACGACGCTCTAGACGAGCCCCGCCTCACGGAACGACTCCAGGTTGGGACGAATGGTCGCAGTAAGCCCGGTCCCAGCCACCGCATCCAGCGTCTTCAGACCATCCCCCGTGTTCAGGACGACGGTCGTCAACGACGGGTCGAGAACCCCGTTCTCGATCAGCTTCTTCGCCACGCCCACGGTCACCCCACCGGCGGTCTCCGCGAAGATGCCCTCGGTCCGGGCGAGGAGCTTGATCGCCTCGACGACCTGCTCGTCGTTCACGTCCTCCACCGCACCGCCCGTGCGGCGCGCGATGTCGAGCACGTAGGGGCCGTCCGCCGGGTTGCCGATGGCGAGGGACTTGGCGATGGTGTCCGGCTTCTGGGGGCGGACGACGTCGTGGCCGGCCTTGTAGGCGGTCGACACCGGCGAGCAGCCCTCGGCCTGCGCGCCGAAGATCTTGTACGGCTTGTCCTCGACCAGCCCGAGCTTGATCAGCTCCTGAAGGCCCTTGTCGATCTTCGTGAGCTGGGAGCCGGAGGCGATGGGCACCACGATCTGGTCCGGCAGCCGCCAGCCGAGCTGCTCGCAGATCTCGTACGCCAGGGTCTTGGAGCCCTCGGCGTAGTACGGCCGCAGGTTGACGTTGACGAAGCCCCAGCCCTCGCCGGCCGGGTCGCCGATCAGCTCGGAGCAGAAGCGGTTCACGTCGTCGTAGTTGCCCTGGATGCCGACGAGCTCTCCGCCGTAGACCGCGGCCATGACGACCTTGCCCTGCTCCAGGTCGTGCGGGATGAACACGCAGGAGCGGAAGCCGGCGCGGGCCGCCGCGGCGCCCACGGCGCCGGCGAGGTTGCCGGTGGAGGAACAGGAGAGCGTGGTGAAGCCGAAGGCGCGGGCGGCCTCGAGGGCCTGGGCGACGACACGGTCCTTGAAGGAGTGCGTCGGGTTGCCGGAGTCGTCCTTGACGAAGAGCTTGCCGGCGTCGACACCCAGCTCACGCGCGAGGTTGTCGGCCTTGACGAGCTTGGTCCAGCCGGGGTTGATGTTCGGCTTGTCCGCCACGTCGGCCGGGACCGGCAGCAGGGGGGCGTAGCGCCAGATGTTCGCGGGGCCCGCCTCGATGCGCTTGCGGAGCTCTTCGGTGTCGTAGGCCGAGAAGTCGTACGCGATCTCCAGCG encodes the following:
- a CDS encoding cold-shock protein, which gives rise to MAQGTVKWFNAEKGYGFIAVDGGADVFVHYSAIQMDGYRTLEEGQRVEFEISQGQKGPQADMVRVSA
- a CDS encoding ubiquitin-like small modifier protein 1 — encoded protein: MSVTVRIPTILRTYTGGQAEVAAEGATLGEVIADLEKNHTGIAARVLDDQGKLRRFVNVYVNDDDVRFEQGLETATPDGAGVSIIPAVAGG
- the thrC gene encoding threonine synthase gives rise to the protein MAVQTVASTTDSTVDLGPAAALSCRECGHRVPLGPVFACEECFGPLEIAYDFSAYDTEELRKRIEAGPANIWRYAPLLPVPADVADKPNINPGWTKLVKADNLARELGVDAGKLFVKDDSGNPTHSFKDRVVAQALEAARAFGFTTLSCSSTGNLAGAVGAAAARAGFRSCVFIPHDLEQGKVVMAAVYGGELVGIQGNYDDVNRFCSELIGDPAGEGWGFVNVNLRPYYAEGSKTLAYEICEQLGWRLPDQIVVPIASGSQLTKIDKGLQELIKLGLVEDKPYKIFGAQAEGCSPVSTAYKAGHDVVRPQKPDTIAKSLAIGNPADGPYVLDIARRTGGAVEDVNDEQVVEAIKLLARTEGIFAETAGGVTVGVAKKLIENGVLDPSLTTVVLNTGDGLKTLDAVAGTGLTATIRPNLESFREAGLV